From the genome of Impatiens glandulifera chromosome 9, dImpGla2.1, whole genome shotgun sequence, one region includes:
- the LOC124915954 gene encoding ATPase WRNIP1-like — MRPRVIDEVVGQDHLLSEKSFIRSSVDCNRLPSIIFWGPPGTGKTTSIARAIVNSCFSSYRFVSLSAVTAGVKDVVEEARKLRKMKITKRTVLFIDEVHRFNKSQQDSFLPVIEDGTIVFMGATTENPSFHLITPLLSRCRVLTLNPLKPNHISSLIKRAIADKDKGVLVGLVKGLTSIEVDEDAIEFLSLNCDGDARVALNSLEISTTMASSRANECSSICRIVVEDAKEATQSKHLAYDKFGEEHYNLIIFLCRLHNS, encoded by the coding sequence ATGAGACCTCGAGTGATCGATGAAGTTGTGGGACAAGATCATCTTCTCTCCGAAAAATCATTTATTCGATCCTCTGTAGACTGCAATCGTCTACCTTCTATCATCTTTTGGGGTCCTCCCGGTACTGGTAAGACCACCTCCATCGCCAGAGCCATAGTTAATTCATGCTTCTCATCCTACAGATTCGTTTCTTTATCTGCCGTAACCGCTGGAGTTAAGGACGTTGTAGAAGAAGCCAGAAAATTGAGAAAGATGAAGATAACCAAAAGAACTGTTTTGTTCATAGACGAAGTCCACAGGTTTAACAAATCTCAACAAGATTCCTTCTTACCAGTAATCGAAGATGGAACTATAGTTTTCATGGGAGCAACAACCGAAAACCCTTCCTTCCACTTGATAACTCCATTGTTATCTCGATGCAGGGTCCTCACGCTTAATCCGTTGAAACCTAATCACATTTCATCGCTCATAAAGCGAGCTATAGCTGACAAAGATAAAGGCGTGCTCGTCGGCCTAGTCAAAGGATTAACATCAATTGAAGTAGATGAAGACGCAATAGAGTTTCTGTCATTAAACTGCGACGGAGATGCCAGAGTCGCACTGAATTCCTTGGAGATTTCAACAACAATGGCATCTTCTCGTGCTAACGAATGCAGTTCCATATGCAGAATCGTTGTTGAAGATGCAAAAGAAGCGACGCAGAGTAAGCATCTAGCTTACGACAAATTTGGCGAAGAACACTACAATCTGATAATTTTCCTCTGTAGACTGCATAACTCTTAA
- the LOC124915956 gene encoding adoMet-dependent rRNA methyltransferase SPB1-like yields MENVNLNNNCYHLANEQGYRSHAALNLIQLDSKFSFFRSSRSGVLDLCAAPGGFMQVAVQRVPDGTLVVGIDLLPIPPIPGAISVEEDISKPQCKATIKKLMEEHECLAFDLVLLDGSSNVRGDSAQEATDQLNALFIDSVKLATEFLAPKGTFVTKVCRSQDYTTVLYCLRQLFERVEIDKYKAEVYVIGLKYKAPSKINPHLFDVRHPLQPRAEPSKTILFVVVYEVQEFVLLFSHFRCEDDGETFFTKVCSASDFVWSSNPFEILGSVTSISFEDSASSKIKNHDLTTEEVKSICVVLRVLGKQDFKLLLKWRMDIRKALSAPVVKPAPLVSADIENDKKENEEEKKMLDEMEGLTYSMEHKKTRSKKDFAKRRLKDKSRMETGIQMDGMEVQELFSLSSIKGKETLEVIDTGEDDIGDLEEMINEDNDEGSSSDLDTDEERERYDEQLEDMLEKAYGRYVVRRKRRRSNKSRQRKRLKVVEALSLKLKLGQGNDDSEEEEDDHEPNPLVVVISDSEEDTAAASKESLTPEEIMTNWFSQDIFQEEEEEEDDDGEPKSSTTMEMKRVKKHRTFTIRYVKIDERPAKKVVAGRIKKMRHATKKLEKKTTVDQLYNKKSNPNKRREFVLGRRSRGGGRSMGRKKNK; encoded by the exons ATGGAGAATgtgaatttgaataataattgcTATCATTTAGCCAACGAACAAGGTTACAGATCTCATGCAGCGTTGAACCTCATCCAACTCGACTCGAAATTTAGTTTCTTTCGGTCCTCCCGCAGCGGTGTCCTCGATCTCTGTGCCGCCCCTGGCGGTTTTATGCAGGTTGCCGTCCAGCGTGTTCCTGATGGAACCCTCGTTGTTGGCATCGATCTCCTGCCTATTCCCCCTATTCCCGGAGCCATTAGTGTAGAAGAAGATATAAGCAAGCCTCAATGCAAGGCAACGATCAAGAAGCTAATGGAGGAGCATGAATGCTTAGCTTTTGATTTGGTGCTGCTTGATGGTTCATCCAACGTTAGGGGTGATTCGGCTCAAGAGGCCACTGACCAGCTGAATGCTCTGTTTATCGATTCTGTCAAGCTCGCTACTGAATTCTTAGCACCAAAAGGGACATTTGTGACTAAG GTTTGCAGGTCTCAAGATTATACTACTGTACTCTACTGTCTTAGACAG TTATTTGAAAGGGTTGagattgataaatataaggctGAGGTGTATGTAATAGGCCTTAAATATAAGGCCCCATCAAAGATAAATCCACATTTGTTTGATGTAAGGCATCCTTTACAACCTAGAGCAGAGCCCTCAAAG ACTATCTTATTTGTTGTTGTTTATGAAGTGCAGGAATTTGTCTTACTGTTTTCTCATTTCAGATGTGAAGATGATGGCGAGACATTTTTCACAAAGGTTTGTTCTgcttctgattttgtttggtcttccaatccctttgAGATCCTTGGATCAGTGACATCTATCAGTTTCGAAGATTCTGCTTCATCAAAAATCAAGAATCACGACTTGACAACTGAAGAG GTGAAATCCATTTGTGTTGTTCTTCGTGTTTTGGGAAAGCAAGACTTCAAGCTTCTTTTGAA ATGGCGAATGGATATTAGGAAAGCACTATCCGCACCTGTTGTAAAGCCTGCTCCTCTTGTATCGGCTGATATTGAGAATGATAAAAAGGAgaatgaagaagagaagaagatgcTTGATGAGATGGAAGGCCTAACCTATTCTATGGAGCATAAGAAAACGCGGTCTAAGAAAGATTTTGCGAAACGAAGATTAAAG gaCAAGAGTCGGATGGAAACAGGAATTCAGATGGATGGAATGGAGGTTCAAGAATTGTTCTCTTTATCTTCCATCAAG GGTAAAGAAACTTTAGAAGTTATTGATACTGGCGAGGATGATATTGGAGATTTAGAAGAGATGATCAATGAAGACAATGATGAAGGATCGTCAAGTGACTTGGACACTGATGAAGAACGGGAAAG GTACGATGAGCAATT GGAAGATATGCTTGAGAAAGCTTATGGACGTTATGTGGTTAGAAGGAAACGAAGAAGAAGCAACAAGTCAAGGCAAAGGAAACGATTGAAGGTAGTGGAAGCATTATCATTAAAACTCAAAC TTGGGCAGGGAAATGATGATTCAGAGGAGGAGGAAGATGATCATGAACCAAATCCACTTGTTGTAGTTATTTCTGATTCTGAAGAAGACACAGCAGCAGCTTCTAAAGAATCTCTCACTCCGGAAGAGATCATGACCAACTGGTTCAGTCAAGACATctttcaagaagaagaagaagaagaagatgatgatggagAGCCCAAATCTAGTACAACAATGGAGATGAAAAGGGTAAAAAAGCATAGGACATTCACAATTCGTTATGTAAAAATTGATGAACGACCCGCCAAGAAGGTTGTGGCGGGCAGGATAAAAAAGATGCGTCATGCAACCAAAAAGCTTGAGAAGAAGACCACAGTTGACCAACTTTACAATAAGAAGTCAAATCCTAATAAAAGAAGGGAATTCGTTTTGGGACGTAGATCAAGAGGTGGTGGTCGATCTATGGGcaggaagaaaaataaatag
- the LOC124915955 gene encoding putative pectinesterase 11: protein MARTLCDQSTAAVLLRVDQYGKGDFKKIQDAIDAVPSNNNRVVFIWVKPGIYKEKIVVPADKPFITISGTLASNTIITWNEGGNILESPTVTVLASDFIARYLTIQNTFGSKDKAVALRVKAERAAFYDCRILSYQDTILDEAGKHYYKNCYIEGATDFICGNAASLFHGCHLHSLSFVGGAITAQKRKSRSEKTGFIFSKCRITGPGNAVLGRPWGPYSRVVFLRTYMSNVVLPRGWDDWEQQNNQRSVYYGEHNCYGPGANRGRRVKWSRDLSSYEARSFVNIALIKGQDWVRASPTKFDESSTLLLANDDGK, encoded by the exons ATGGCGAGAACCTTATGTGATCAGTCTACTGCGGCTGTTCTTTTAAGGGTGGATCAATATGGGAAAGGAGATTTCAAGAAGATACAGGACGCCATTGATGCTGTTCCATCTAATAATAATCGTGTTGTTTTCATTTGGGTAAAACCAGGGATTTACAAAGAGAAGATTGTGGTTCCTGCTGATAAACCTTTTATTACAATTAGTGGTACTCTGGCTTCTAATACTATAATCACTTGGAATGAAGGTGGTAACATTCTTGAATCCCCAACAGTTACTGTTCTAGCTTCTGATTTCATCGCAAGGTATCTCACAATTCAG AACACATTCGGAAGCAAAGACAAGGCAGTGGCATTGAGAGTGAAGGCGGAAAGGGCAGCCTTCTACGATTGTCGAATCCTCTCATACCAAGACACTATATTAGACGAAGCCGGAAAACATTACTACAAGAATTGTTACATCGAAGGAGCAACCGATTTCATATGTGGCAACGCGGCTTCACTTTTTCATGGGTGCCATTTGCATTCCCTTTCATTTGTCGGAGGGGCGATCACAGCTCAAAAGAGAAAATCTAGATCCGAGAAAACAGGATTCATCTTCTCGAAATGTAGGATTACTGGTCCCGGGAATGCTGTTCTTGGACGCCCGTGGGGTCCTTACTCTAGGGTGGTTTTTTTGAGAACTTATATGTCTAATGTTGTGCTTCCAAGAGGTTGGGATGATTGGGAACAACAAAACAACCAAAG aAGTGTGTATTATGGAGAACACAATTGCTATGGGCCAGGGGCTAACCGAGGAAGAAGGGTAAAATGGTCAAGAGATTTGTCGAGTTATGAAGCTAGGTCATTTGTCAATATTGCCTTGATTAAGGGGCAAGATTGGGTTAGAGCTTCTCCTACCAAGTTTGATGAATCCTCCACACTTCTCCTAGCTAATGATGATGGGAAATAA